A genomic window from Gossypium hirsutum isolate 1008001.06 chromosome D10, Gossypium_hirsutum_v2.1, whole genome shotgun sequence includes:
- the LOC107931762 gene encoding UDP-glucosyltransferase 29: MDTKQKRIRELMFPWLAQGHISPFLELAKKPTNRNLYVYFCSTAVNLDSIKPKISPNHSLSIQFIELKLPLLPQLPSYYQTTKGLPPHLMNTLVKSVDMSRDGFATILKTLDPDLFIYDLFQPWAPTLASSLNIPAILFYTASVAAASFTFHAWKNLKREEFPFPEFYINDCFMPIKSSRNEFGRTPPVSSSKERILLCLGHSSDIILVKSFRELEGKYMDYLSILLNKKIGPTGPLVRDASEEHHENEKEILEWLTKKRKASTVFVSFGSEYYLSNKEREAIAEGLELSGVYFIWVLRFPFGDKDKPKFDEALPEGYLERIGERELMVEDWAPQAKILQHSSIGGFVSDCGWSSVTESLKFGVPIIAMPMCVDQPLNARLVQAVSVGVEVERGKDGSLEREEIVRAIKQVVGEKDGENIRNQNHLFSP; encoded by the coding sequence ATGGATACAAAGCAAAAGAGAATTCGTGAGTTAATGTTCCCATGGTTAGCTCAAGGCCATATTTCACCCTTCTTAGAGCTAGCCAAGAAGCCCACGAACCGAAACTTGTACGTTTACTTCTGTTCCACTGCTGTAAATCTTGATTCCATCAAGCCAAAAATTTCACCTAATCACTcactttcaattcaattcattgaGCTCAAGCTGCCATTGTTGCCTCAGCTTCCTTCCTACTACCAAACCACCAAAGGATTGCCACCCCATCTAATGAACACTCTAGTTAAATCCGTCGACATGTCCAGGGATGGCTTTGCCACAATATTGAAAACCCTTGACCCGGATTTGTTTATTTATGATTTGTTTCAACCCTGGGCACCTACACTTGCTTCCTCACTCAACATACCTGCCATACTTTTCTACACTGCTTCTGTAGCTGCGGCTTCTTTCACATTTCATGCATGGAAGAACCTTAAAAGGGAGGAGTTTCCCTTTCCTGAATTTTACATAAACGATTGCTTTATGCCAATAAAAAGCTCCAGAAACGAGTTTGGGCGTACTCCACCTGTTTCCAGTAGTAAAGAAAGGATTCTTCTGTGCCTCGGACACTCTTCGGATATCATTTTGGTTAAGAGTTTTAGGGAGCTTGAAGGGAAATACATGGACTATCTTTCAATCCTATTAAACAAGAAGATAGGTCCAACAGGTCCACTGGTTCGAGACGCCAGTGAAGAACACCATGAGAACGAGAAAGAGATACTTGAATGGCTTACCAAGAAGAGAAAAGCCTCCACCGTGTTCGTTTCCTTCGGGAGTGAGTATTATCTCTCGAATAAAGAAAGGGAAGCCATTGCTGAGGGGCTTGAGCTTAGTGGGGTGTACTTCATTTGGGTCCTCAGATTCCCTTTTGGAGATAAAGATAAACCCAAGTTTGATGAGGCCTTACCCGAAGGATATCTGGAAAGGATTGGTGAGAGAGAGCTGATGGTGGAAGATTGGGCACCACAGGCGAAAATACTGCAACACTCGAGCATTGGGGGATTTGTGAGTGACTGTGGATGGAGTTCTGTAACAGAAAGCTTGAAATTTGGAGTTCCAATCATAGCAATGCCTATGTGTGTTGACCAACCATTGAATGCTAGGCTTGTACAAGCTGTTAGTGTTGGAGTAGAGGTAGAGAGAGGAAAGGATGGGAGCCTTGAAAGAGAAGAGATAGTCAGAGCGATCAAACAAGTGGTGGGGGAGAAAGATGGGGAGAATATAAGAAACCAAAACCACCTCTTTTCTCCCTAA